TCCCCAAGTAGGGCTTCAGCTCATCCAGTCTGACTCCGGTATTTCTGGCGGGTGAAGTGAGACGCAACTGGTAATCATCCATCGAATAGCCGCCTGGGTTTTTGAATAACGGGTTGGCAAGGAGATCACCCGCTCCCCGGACACCCTGTTGAGGCGTGCCACCATACCAGAGGTTGTGGTGAAATTCAATCTGTGCGAGTGGTTCCTGGATGCTGGTTAAAGGGGCGCGGCCTGTTTGCTGAAAAATGTTGTTGATGATGCGGGACTGTTGATGGCCATTGTCTGCATCAATCATGAGCAGGGGACCCGTTGAGCCATACGCGGTGTTGTGTGCGATGAGGGTCTGCTTTAATCCACCCCCTCGTTGATAACTGCCTGAATAAATGGCGAAATGATTATCGATTAAAATATTGCCGATGATGGTGTTGTTCGAGGATGGGTTAGAATAACCACGGTAGTTTTCATTGGCGATTTGAATGCCGGACGCCGGGTGATCGAAACGGTAAAATTTCTTGTCCTTTGTCGAGTAGACCAGATTGCGACTGACCAGGGTGTTGGTAGTATTATCCAGATAAACGTTCACAGAGAAATTGTCAGAGACCGTATTTCCTTCAATGACGCCTTTGTCGGAAAGGTAGAGGCCGATCCCTTCGCCGAAGCAGCGGGAAACCCTGTTATTTCTGATCGTGATATTTTTTGAAAGCCCGGCACCCAAACCGAAGCTCCAGCTGGTATGCTGATTTCCCGCATTCATCAGGACACAGTGGGAAACGATGTTGTTTTCGAACAGAAGATCACGAACCGGATCTTCAAGACTGTTAAAACCGGCGTAGATGCTGCTGTACTGGCAGTTTTGAATCTGATTTCCGATGACATTCACGTCATGAATTCGACTTCCCGGGCCCCAGAGGCAGATCCCGTTTTTACTTGCGTTGCGCACTGTCAGCCCCTGGATCTGCACATGATGCGCGAGCACATTGATCAAGCTGGTATCGGGGGGCGTCTGGCGTCCGTCAATGATGACTTCTTCACCCGGGAAGGCGCGCAGTGTGATCAATTTTCCCGGGCGTCCGGAAAAAATCAGGTTGATGGAACGCGACTGGGGATAAGTGCCCTTGCGGAGAATCACCGCGTCTCCCGGTTGTCTTGCGTTTCGCAGCCCACATGAAATGGAGCGGAACGGTTGACTCTGTGTGCCGGGAAAGTTGTCATTCCCCGTTGTGGCGACGTAATAGTCTTTCGCAACGGAAACGTTCGAAACCAGTAGCAGGAAACTGACTGTCAGGCTGAGGCTGTTTCTAGGACTCAATGATCATCTCCATTCATTATTTATTTTTGCTCAACAGCCAGGTGATGACGTCGTTCATAAACAAGACGCTGTCTTTTCCCCAGTAGGTTGTACGGGCTGGATTTCGGGAGACACCGCTCAGACGGATTCCCTCTTGCGTACCCATCAAGCCTGCCGCCATACCTTCTGCAAGTACAATAATTTTTCCGCCCTCTTTCACTTGCTGATATGCGGCAAACGCTTCTGCCGGTTTGCCCGCCTGATCAAGTTGAAATGCAAAAGAGGTGCCTCCTGTAACCGCGCGGCCGCCACTATAGGGGAGTTCGCGATCAGACGCATTGATCAAACCTGCTTTTGCCATCGCGCCGCAGTTGTGCAGATAGGGAAGATCGTCGGTCAGTTTCATTCCAAACGGGGCAAGGATCTGATTGACTTGCGTTTGTGCAAGTGACATGCGTCGTTCTTCATCCATCACCAGCAAGAGTGCTCCCCCATTCTGAACAAACTGGATGATGGCCTGCTGCTCGTCTTTTGAGAAGGCCTTCGCAGGTCCCCGTAAATAGAGCAGGTCTACTTGTTTCAACAGATCTTCTGTTAGTGACTGACTGGAGTTTTGAACTAGAAACTTTTGTTTCTTGGACATTTCATCCAGACCGACGGCCGGTCGTTCGCCATGCATCAGGTCGTAGAGCAGGACAGGAGTGTTGGCTGCATTCTGAGCTTCCTTTTTCGCAACCGCGGGTTTGATCATCCGCATGTTGGGACTCAGCCGCGTGAACTGCAGACTGTGGAACGTGACATCGGCGTTGGTATATAACCCCACCCGATCCGTTTGAGGCAGTTTCCAGACCTCGTGCAGAGAGAGAGACTCAGGGTTGCCTTGCCAGTTGAATAAAGGGCGTCCATCCAACTCGGCAGCGATGGATGCTTTGTTTTGGTTCAGATCGACTTCGATGATAAGACGATAAGGGTGATTATTTTTTAAGGTGCCTGGTTTGCGCGTGGTCTGATTGTTCCGCGCCAGTTTGCCGTCGATCAGACCAATGCCGTGCGCTTCTCCCTGAAACAGAGACAGGTTTAACAGGCACTGACGGGAGCCGACAGGGAGTATCACTCCGATTGACTGATCTCCTGACTTTCGGGTGAATTCGATCGTGACGGAATAACTGCCGGCAACGTTCATCGGCAGCATCAGCCGAGCGTTTTTTCCGGAAACGGTTAACTGCCTGTCTGTTTTAGTCCAGTTACCAGAGATCTGAGCCAATTTGAGATCCAGCATGGGAATCAGATTCTGTCCTGCTGTTTGCGCAACAAGTGTGCTGGTTGTGAAACCAAACAGTAGCAGCGACAGCAGGGTTCTAAAGCAGACAGACATGGAGCATTCCCTTGATGAATCCGATTTTTTAGATGTGTACTAAAAGCATAACGATTTGAGTTCGGCTTTGATTGCAGCTTTTTTGAGAAAATGCAGGTATTCTGTTTTTTTAAAAAGAGAGAACGTATGCGAGGAGACTTCTGTCATAATTCAGTTTTACATGTCGTAGCAGCGCGGTTAAACTGAGTTTTTCATTTCTCTGCGGTTCTGTCTGCAGACATCGTGTCACAGGATCAATGGTTTCAACGTGCCCGAAAATCAACGTAGCGATGATCGACAGCTGATTCAGTCGGGCTATCGTTACGCCGTCTCACTTTCGCATAACAGACA
This genomic interval from Gimesia alba contains the following:
- a CDS encoding Gldg family protein; the protein is MSVCFRTLLSLLLFGFTTSTLVAQTAGQNLIPMLDLKLAQISGNWTKTDRQLTVSGKNARLMLPMNVAGSYSVTIEFTRKSGDQSIGVILPVGSRQCLLNLSLFQGEAHGIGLIDGKLARNNQTTRKPGTLKNNHPYRLIIEVDLNQNKASIAAELDGRPLFNWQGNPESLSLHEVWKLPQTDRVGLYTNADVTFHSLQFTRLSPNMRMIKPAVAKKEAQNAANTPVLLYDLMHGERPAVGLDEMSKKQKFLVQNSSQSLTEDLLKQVDLLYLRGPAKAFSKDEQQAIIQFVQNGGALLLVMDEERRMSLAQTQVNQILAPFGMKLTDDLPYLHNCGAMAKAGLINASDRELPYSGGRAVTGGTSFAFQLDQAGKPAEAFAAYQQVKEGGKIIVLAEGMAAGLMGTQEGIRLSGVSRNPARTTYWGKDSVLFMNDVITWLLSKNK
- a CDS encoding right-handed parallel beta-helix repeat-containing protein produces the protein MSPRNSLSLTVSFLLLVSNVSVAKDYYVATTGNDNFPGTQSQPFRSISCGLRNARQPGDAVILRKGTYPQSRSINLIFSGRPGKLITLRAFPGEEVIIDGRQTPPDTSLINVLAHHVQIQGLTVRNASKNGICLWGPGSRIHDVNVIGNQIQNCQYSSIYAGFNSLEDPVRDLLFENNIVSHCVLMNAGNQHTSWSFGLGAGLSKNITIRNNRVSRCFGEGIGLYLSDKGVIEGNTVSDNFSVNVYLDNTTNTLVSRNLVYSTKDKKFYRFDHPASGIQIANENYRGYSNPSSNNTIIGNILIDNHFAIYSGSYQRGGGLKQTLIAHNTAYGSTGPLLMIDADNGHQQSRIINNIFQQTGRAPLTSIQEPLAQIEFHHNLWYGGTPQQGVRGAGDLLANPLFKNPGGYSMDDYQLRLTSPARNTGVRLDELKPYLGNQKQNTTVNLGAQ